A part of Trueperaceae bacterium genomic DNA contains:
- the csaB gene encoding polysaccharide pyruvyl transferase CsaB, with product MLVSGYYGAGNLGDEALLAGLVTGLTARGIEPVVLSVDPRSTRKLHGVAAVDRYSGLVPALVKADALVSGGGGLLQDVTSGRSLSYYLATLRLAKAMRKRVVVYGQSLGPFTPSGLARTRRALAGVPLALRDQQSVGLAASMGYGSVLVADPALVMPLPPGVTPADLPADRRDGPVVLAPRGGQDALNGALAALAGALQAEGVPLAAVAFQPRQDEQAVAELIRAAPSVVARQATTPAETLAAMAGARYVVSVRLHGCILAARLGIGFAGLSYDPKVKGFLSQAAAPAFTAPVDGRALLSLVRTAPPAAAHAVDHLTRLADEGLDWLAATLGSAA from the coding sequence GTGCTCGTAAGCGGTTACTACGGGGCGGGCAACCTCGGCGACGAGGCGCTCCTGGCCGGCCTCGTCACGGGCTTGACGGCTCGCGGCATCGAGCCGGTCGTCCTGTCTGTCGATCCACGCTCGACCAGGAAGCTTCACGGCGTCGCGGCGGTCGACCGTTACTCCGGCCTCGTGCCGGCTCTCGTCAAGGCCGACGCGCTCGTCTCCGGCGGGGGCGGGCTGCTGCAGGACGTGACGAGCGGCCGCAGCCTCTCCTACTACCTCGCCACCTTGCGCCTGGCCAAGGCCATGCGCAAGCGGGTCGTCGTGTACGGCCAGTCGCTTGGGCCGTTCACCCCGAGCGGGCTCGCTCGCACGCGGCGAGCGCTGGCAGGCGTGCCGCTCGCCCTCAGGGACCAACAGTCCGTCGGGCTCGCGGCGAGCATGGGCTACGGCTCCGTGCTGGTGGCGGACCCGGCGCTGGTCATGCCGTTGCCGCCAGGCGTGACGCCGGCCGACCTGCCGGCCGACCGTCGGGACGGGCCCGTCGTCCTGGCCCCGCGCGGCGGCCAGGACGCCCTGAACGGCGCGCTCGCAGCGCTCGCCGGCGCCTTGCAGGCCGAAGGGGTGCCGCTCGCGGCCGTCGCGTTCCAGCCGCGCCAGGACGAGCAGGCCGTCGCCGAGCTCATCCGGGCGGCGCCCAGCGTCGTCGCGCGCCAGGCCACCACCCCCGCCGAGACGCTCGCGGCCATGGCGGGCGCGCGGTACGTCGTGTCCGTGCGGCTGCACGGTTGCATCCTCGCGGCGCGGCTCGGGATCGGCTTCGCCGGGCTGTCTTACGACCCGAAGGTGAAGGGGTTCCTCTCGCAGGCGGCCGCCCCGGCGTTCACCGCGCCCGTCGACGGCCGTGCCCTCCTGAGCCTCGTCAGGACCGCTCCGCCCGCCGCCGCGCACGCCGTCGACCACCTGACCCGCCTGGCCGACGAGGGGCTGGACTGGTTGGCGGCGACCCTGGGAAGCGCGGCGTGA
- a CDS encoding DNA-directed RNA polymerase subunit omega, which yields MAQEGYDKLISLTDSRYRLSMIVARRAAQLKMGIPTMLAPGTLDSLENSVTVAMKELETGAGVVWGDDLPVQDDLKRLVEVPKREPTNAYVGTPFDDDDDD from the coding sequence ATGGCTCAAGAAGGTTACGACAAGCTGATCTCCCTGACGGACTCGCGTTACAGGCTCTCCATGATCGTGGCGCGACGGGCCGCCCAGTTGAAGATGGGCATCCCAACCATGCTCGCGCCCGGCACGCTCGACAGCCTCGAGAACAGCGTCACCGTCGCCATGAAAGAGCTCGAGACGGGGGCCGGCGTCGTCTGGGGCGACGACCTGCCCGTGCAGGACGACCTGAAGCGCCTCGTCGAGGTGCCCAAGCGTGAGCCGACCAACGCCTACGTCGGCACGCCGTTCGACGATGACGACGACGACTGA
- a CDS encoding DUF5693 family protein, giving the protein MNPRRVGPSASGASRRIAIGPLDAALWLVVLLTLIPAAVLAARRIGVEGSREQVALVMDEQALARQGNLVGLTSLELGRRYQQLGLTGVALYEDTIETLVAKGYAATLLGSELKAQLVADGQPAPAVPSDATLVTALMPGALDRLVAKNVPAARSFELDGRTWYLWPGDVKTFLPAGPDKAQLALWKGAGFDVAYRPRNATYALTEVGDDFPAEASYLIHAGTQLTGWPSGLEGLVSASQPYLTAVIEGTPQNGMADVSGKIPTVRLLSFNQDYVDRRLKPADLVDKYLLAVEERNVRLLYLRPYTTVELGDPIGNTEALVSSLSRTLRAQGYDVGPLTTLGKDFRTTTWLRALAALGVLAGALLLARRLPAPWGAAAFAALLLLCGWAGGASWDAVALLAALVFPTLGFLSFKERWPTILGATLVSLAGALLLTAVGSERETLLAIRPFSGVGLTLVVPPALFLVAYMLRFHRPAEWVKRLVRMNITVAHVAVGLVAVAAVAIVVLRRGNDPVIGVSQFELALRSFLGEFVARPRFKELIGHPAALVALALPGWPAWLRGPLLTAGVVAQASILNSFSHYHTPLLISLERTGVALLVGLAIGAVLVPVAALFTRLGRRWLASTDDR; this is encoded by the coding sequence GTGAACCCCCGTCGCGTAGGCCCCTCCGCCTCGGGTGCGTCGCGGAGGATCGCCATCGGCCCCCTCGACGCCGCCTTATGGCTCGTCGTCCTCCTGACCCTCATCCCGGCGGCCGTGCTCGCCGCGCGCCGCATCGGCGTCGAGGGGAGCCGGGAGCAGGTCGCCCTGGTGATGGACGAGCAGGCGCTCGCGCGGCAGGGCAACCTCGTCGGCCTCACGAGCCTGGAGCTCGGACGGCGCTACCAGCAGCTCGGGCTGACGGGCGTAGCCCTCTACGAGGACACCATCGAGACCCTCGTCGCCAAGGGTTACGCCGCCACGCTCCTCGGTTCCGAGCTCAAGGCGCAGCTCGTCGCGGACGGCCAACCGGCCCCCGCAGTCCCGTCCGACGCCACGCTCGTCACCGCCCTCATGCCAGGCGCGCTCGATCGCCTCGTCGCCAAGAACGTGCCGGCCGCCAGGAGCTTCGAGCTGGACGGCCGCACCTGGTACCTGTGGCCTGGGGACGTCAAGACGTTCTTGCCAGCGGGGCCGGATAAGGCGCAGCTCGCCCTGTGGAAGGGCGCCGGCTTCGACGTCGCGTACCGCCCCCGCAACGCCACCTACGCGCTCACCGAGGTCGGAGACGACTTCCCGGCCGAAGCGAGCTACCTGATCCACGCCGGCACCCAGCTCACCGGCTGGCCGTCCGGGCTCGAGGGGCTGGTGAGCGCCTCCCAGCCGTACCTGACCGCGGTCATCGAGGGCACCCCGCAGAACGGCATGGCGGACGTGTCCGGCAAGATCCCGACCGTGAGGCTGTTGAGCTTCAACCAGGACTACGTCGACCGGCGCCTCAAGCCCGCCGACCTCGTCGACAAGTACCTGCTCGCGGTCGAGGAGCGCAACGTGCGGCTCCTGTACCTGCGGCCGTACACCACCGTCGAACTCGGCGACCCGATCGGCAACACCGAGGCGCTCGTCTCCTCACTCAGTAGAACGTTGCGGGCTCAGGGCTACGACGTCGGGCCGCTGACGACCCTCGGCAAGGATTTCCGGACGACCACGTGGCTGCGCGCACTGGCAGCGCTCGGCGTGCTGGCCGGCGCCCTGCTGTTGGCGCGCCGGTTGCCCGCCCCGTGGGGCGCCGCCGCGTTCGCCGCGCTGCTCCTCCTATGCGGCTGGGCTGGGGGCGCGTCCTGGGACGCCGTCGCCCTCCTGGCCGCGTTGGTCTTCCCCACCCTCGGGTTCTTGAGCTTCAAGGAGCGCTGGCCCACCATCCTCGGCGCGACGCTCGTGAGCCTGGCGGGCGCACTGCTCCTCACGGCGGTGGGCAGCGAACGCGAGACCCTACTCGCCATCCGGCCGTTCTCCGGCGTCGGGCTCACGCTCGTCGTCCCGCCCGCACTGTTCCTCGTGGCCTACATGCTGCGCTTCCATCGGCCCGCCGAGTGGGTCAAGCGGCTCGTGCGCATGAACATCACGGTCGCGCACGTAGCCGTCGGCCTGGTGGCGGTCGCAGCCGTAGCCATCGTGGTGCTCAGGCGGGGCAACGACCCCGTCATCGGCGTCAGCCAGTTCGAGTTGGCCCTCAGGTCGTTCCTCGGCGAGTTCGTGGCAAGGCCGCGCTTCAAGGAGCTGATCGGGCACCCGGCCGCCCTCGTGGCGTTGGCGCTCCCCGGCTGGCCGGCGTGGCTGCGCGGTCCGCTCCTGACCGCCGGCGTAGTGGCCCAGGCGAGCATCCTGAACTCCTTCAGCCACTACCACACCCCCCTGCTCATCTCGCTGGAGCGCACCGGCGTCGCCCTCCTCGTCGGGCTCGCCATCGGCGCCGTGCTCGTGCCGGTTGCCGCGCTGTTCACCAGGCTCGGTAGGCGCTGGCTGGCGTCGACGGACGACCGTTGA
- a CDS encoding VWA domain-containing protein, whose product MAVIRYSKYEGTLDDLDMADLMRMLQDRLLQSGFERNPYDPDPDHRPTMQDLYEAIAQALVDNDLVSEEVLKDALEAEDWLDTELGTAARELARRLEQEGYLRANPGEDGARDAEGAAPGSAGGPATDPGRATFELTDKAIDFLGYRTLRDVLGGAGRSSIGSHDTHFTTTGVETVGATKEYEFGDALNLDVPATLARAARHGLDDGRIDLQEEDLRVQESEYYSSAATVVMLDCSHSMILYGEDRFSPAKQVALALAHLIRTQYRGDTVQFVLFHNGAEEISLERLAMAQVGPYHTNTAQGLRLAQRLLLRQNKEMKQIVMITDGKPSAITLPDGRIYRNAYGLDPLVLGETLREVGACRRHGIQVNTFMLARDPELVAFVQRVSAMTRGKAYFTTPSTIGRYVLLDYQAKRTKLVN is encoded by the coding sequence ATGGCAGTGATCCGCTACTCGAAGTACGAGGGCACGCTCGACGACCTCGACATGGCCGACCTCATGCGCATGCTGCAAGACCGGCTCCTCCAGTCCGGCTTCGAGCGCAACCCGTACGACCCGGACCCGGATCACCGGCCGACCATGCAGGACCTCTACGAGGCCATCGCCCAGGCCTTGGTCGACAACGACCTGGTCAGCGAGGAGGTCCTCAAGGATGCGCTCGAGGCCGAGGACTGGCTGGACACCGAGCTCGGAACCGCCGCCCGCGAACTCGCCCGGCGGCTGGAGCAGGAAGGGTACTTGCGGGCGAACCCCGGCGAGGACGGCGCTCGGGACGCCGAGGGGGCTGCGCCGGGGTCCGCTGGCGGGCCGGCCACGGACCCGGGCAGGGCCACCTTCGAGCTGACCGACAAGGCGATCGACTTCCTCGGCTACCGCACGCTCCGGGACGTGCTCGGCGGCGCCGGCCGGTCGAGCATCGGCTCGCACGACACTCACTTCACGACCACCGGTGTGGAGACCGTGGGGGCAACGAAGGAGTACGAGTTCGGCGACGCGCTCAACCTCGACGTGCCGGCCACCCTGGCCCGAGCCGCTAGGCACGGGCTCGATGACGGTCGCATCGATTTGCAGGAAGAGGACCTCCGAGTTCAGGAGTCGGAGTACTACTCGTCGGCCGCCACGGTGGTGATGCTCGACTGCAGCCACTCGATGATCCTCTACGGCGAGGACCGGTTCAGCCCGGCGAAGCAGGTCGCGCTGGCCCTCGCCCACCTGATCCGCACGCAGTATCGCGGTGACACCGTGCAGTTCGTCCTGTTCCACAACGGGGCGGAGGAGATCTCGCTCGAGCGCCTGGCCATGGCGCAGGTCGGGCCGTATCACACGAACACGGCGCAAGGGCTCCGCCTCGCCCAACGCCTGCTCCTGCGCCAGAACAAGGAGATGAAGCAGATCGTGATGATCACGGACGGCAAGCCGTCGGCCATCACGCTGCCGGACGGCCGCATCTACCGCAACGCCTATGGCCTGGACCCGCTCGTGCTCGGTGAGACCCTCAGGGAGGTCGGCGCCTGTCGGCGGCACGGCATCCAGGTCAACACCTTCATGCTGGCGCGCGACCCGGAGCTCGTGGCGTTCGTCCAGCGTGTCAGCGCCATGACGAGGGGCAAGGCCTACTTCACCACCCCGAGCACCATCGGCCGTTACGTGCTACTCGACTACCAGGCCAAGCGCACTAAGCTCGTCAACTGA
- the argR gene encoding arginine repressor: MPSKEQRQRLIAELVQEEFISTQAEIAERLAQSGIQVTQATISRDVTELRLVRVPSGRGRHRYSATPLVMQDDVERELRDCFKRFVRNLDRGENVLVVSTDEGHASGVAYVLDKLEREEIVGTLAGQNAILVVARTTAAAADLLEEFEGLLD; the protein is encoded by the coding sequence ATGCCTAGCAAGGAGCAGCGCCAGCGACTGATAGCCGAGCTCGTCCAGGAAGAGTTCATCTCGACTCAAGCGGAGATAGCGGAGCGTCTGGCCCAGAGCGGCATCCAGGTCACGCAGGCGACCATCAGCAGGGATGTCACGGAGCTGCGGCTCGTGCGCGTGCCGTCCGGCCGGGGCAGGCATCGCTACAGCGCCACTCCGCTCGTGATGCAAGACGACGTCGAGCGCGAGCTGCGCGACTGCTTCAAGCGCTTCGTGCGCAACCTCGACCGCGGCGAGAACGTGCTCGTCGTGAGCACGGACGAGGGGCACGCGTCCGGTGTCGCCTACGTCCTCGACAAGCTCGAGCGCGAGGAGATCGTCGGGACGCTGGCCGGCCAGAACGCCATCCTGGTGGTGGCCCGTACGACGGCAGCGGCCGCGGACCTCCTGGAGGAGTTCGAGGGCCTGCTCGACTGA
- the gmk gene encoding guanylate kinase, with protein sequence MNEGADGTSEASSGRDRRRGVLFVMTGASGVGKDTIRRAAAPFLSDIAYSISATTRARRPGEEHGVQYYFVSKPEFEEMIRSDALLEYADYVGDHYGTPKAPVAEALERGQDVLLELELVGARQVKRRMPEAVMLFIAPPSLRELERRLRGRGTDSEDKIQKRLARAKEEIRAMREFDYLIVNDDLERAVQEFESIIRAERARAGLVTDAELESYLRS encoded by the coding sequence GTGAACGAAGGTGCTGACGGGACGTCCGAGGCGTCGAGCGGCCGCGACAGGCGTAGGGGCGTCCTGTTCGTGATGACCGGCGCGTCCGGCGTCGGGAAGGACACCATCAGGCGCGCCGCCGCGCCGTTCCTTTCCGACATCGCCTACTCGATCTCCGCCACGACGCGAGCCCGGCGCCCGGGCGAGGAGCACGGCGTCCAGTACTACTTCGTCTCCAAGCCGGAGTTCGAGGAGATGATCCGCTCCGACGCCCTACTCGAGTACGCGGACTACGTCGGCGACCATTACGGGACGCCCAAGGCGCCGGTGGCCGAGGCGCTGGAGCGGGGCCAGGACGTGCTCCTGGAGCTGGAGCTGGTTGGCGCGCGGCAGGTGAAGCGGCGCATGCCCGAGGCGGTCATGCTCTTCATCGCCCCACCGTCGTTGCGGGAGTTGGAGCGTCGGCTGCGGGGGCGCGGCACCGACAGCGAGGACAAGATCCAGAAACGCCTGGCGCGCGCCAAGGAAGAGATACGCGCCATGCGGGAGTTCGACTACCTCATCGTCAACGACGATCTCGAACGTGCGGTCCAGGAGTTCGAGTCGATCATCAGGGCCGAGCGGGCGCGGGCGGGGCTCGTGACCGACGCCGAGCTGGAGAGCTACCTTCGCTCTTGA
- a CDS encoding sigma 54-interacting transcriptional regulator, producing MTISRAARSASSTHKERPKTLGELRGTRWEASAGRSVRDEIRSNLVVALQRRDPLFHGVVGYGETVVPAVVNALLSRHNFILLGLRGQAKTRILRQLVTLLDEEVPYLEGTELHDDPFAPLTAEGRGLVAELGEEAPIGWLPREQRYVEKLATPDTTVADIVGDIDPIKAARLGTRLGDERAVHFGLLPRANRGIFAINELPDLAGKVQVALFNVMQEGDVQIKGYPMRLPLDVLLVFSANPEDYTARGKIITPLKDRIGSEVRTHYPQRVEEGMAITRQEAWTDRAEGVFVPAFVAEAVEEVAFQARSDARVDKHSGVSQRLPISLLENVVSNAERRALAHGGQGVARISDLYAALPAVTGKIELEYEGELKGAESVAREIVRRAIGQVFGRRGSELDTATIVEYFDAGNSLRLPGDLPSSDWRAPLAEVPDLLTVAAELAAATSRDAGGVETAVSDELPLVSAEFILEGLYARRQIGRSEELGYTAGEAAQPGSRPRWN from the coding sequence ATGACGATTTCTCGGGCAGCAAGAAGCGCGTCCAGCACGCATAAGGAGCGCCCCAAGACCCTCGGCGAGCTGCGCGGGACCCGCTGGGAGGCCTCGGCGGGCCGGAGCGTTCGGGACGAGATCCGCTCCAACCTCGTAGTGGCCTTGCAGCGCCGAGATCCCCTGTTCCACGGGGTAGTCGGCTACGGGGAGACGGTCGTGCCGGCCGTGGTCAACGCGCTGCTCAGCCGTCACAACTTCATCCTTCTCGGGCTGAGGGGGCAGGCTAAGACCCGCATACTGCGCCAACTCGTCACGCTCCTCGACGAGGAGGTGCCGTACCTGGAGGGCACGGAGCTGCACGATGACCCCTTCGCGCCCCTGACGGCGGAGGGTCGTGGGCTGGTGGCCGAGCTTGGCGAGGAGGCGCCGATAGGGTGGTTGCCCCGCGAGCAGCGCTACGTCGAGAAGCTCGCCACGCCGGATACCACGGTGGCCGACATCGTCGGCGACATCGACCCCATCAAGGCCGCCAGGCTGGGCACGAGGCTGGGGGACGAGCGTGCGGTGCACTTCGGGCTCCTGCCGCGCGCCAACCGGGGCATCTTCGCCATCAACGAACTGCCGGACCTGGCGGGCAAGGTGCAGGTGGCGCTCTTCAACGTCATGCAGGAGGGCGACGTCCAGATCAAGGGTTACCCTATGCGCCTCCCGCTCGACGTGCTGTTGGTGTTCAGCGCCAACCCGGAGGACTACACGGCGCGGGGCAAGATCATCACGCCCCTCAAGGACCGCATCGGCAGCGAGGTGCGCACGCACTACCCGCAGCGAGTCGAGGAGGGCATGGCCATCACGCGCCAGGAGGCCTGGACGGACCGCGCGGAGGGCGTCTTCGTTCCGGCGTTCGTGGCGGAGGCAGTCGAGGAGGTCGCCTTCCAGGCCCGCTCGGACGCCCGCGTCGACAAGCATTCGGGCGTGTCGCAGCGCCTGCCGATCAGCCTCCTCGAGAACGTGGTGAGCAACGCCGAGCGCAGGGCGCTCGCGCACGGCGGTCAAGGCGTCGCCCGCATCTCCGACCTGTACGCGGCCCTGCCTGCCGTCACGGGCAAGATCGAGCTGGAGTACGAAGGCGAGTTGAAGGGGGCGGAGAGCGTCGCGAGGGAGATCGTCAGACGGGCCATCGGTCAAGTGTTCGGGCGGCGCGGGTCAGAGCTCGATACGGCGACCATCGTCGAGTACTTCGACGCCGGCAACAGCCTGCGGCTCCCAGGCGACCTGCCGAGCAGCGACTGGCGGGCACCCCTCGCCGAGGTCCCCGACCTGCTGACGGTCGCGGCGGAGCTGGCGGCGGCCACGAGCCGCGACGCCGGCGGGGTGGAGACAGCGGTCTCGGACGAGCTCCCGCTCGTGAGCGCCGAGTTCATCCTCGAGGGCCTATACGCGCGGCGCCAGATCGGGCGGAGCGAGGAGCTCGGCTACACGGCCGGGGAGGCAGCCCAGCCCGGCTCGCGGCCCCGGTGGAACTGA
- a CDS encoding CTP synthase has product MDRKYVFVTGGVVSSLGKGITTSSIGALLRARGYRVTAVKIDPYVNVDAGTMRPYEHGEVFVTDDGAETDLDIGTYERFLDVDLGRGNNVTTGQVYLRVIEQERRGAYLSQTVQVIPHVTDEIKRRIFEAGDAVDAEIVLVEVGGTVGDIESLPFLEAIRQIRFEQGRENTLYIHVTLVPYLGMSEEHKTKPTQHSVATLRGVGIQPDALVLRSQLAVPEGGRRKIALFSNVEADAVFNAYDADHVYAVPEMLEQQGVGRFVERMLGLERVTPELRAWQEAVRILRQPEKRVSIAIVGKYVAMPDAYLSLMEALKHAGIANRAGVDIHWVNAEDLVGAGGNDLLGMDDLAGFDGVLVPGGFGVRGIEGKVRAAQVARTRGIPYLGICLGMQVAVIEFARNVAGLAGANSTEFDQYTPLPVVDLMPEQLEVEGLGGTMRLGSWPMEVVPGTLLERLYADFNWATLPVVEERHRHRWEVNPAFVERLTDAGLIVAGVTPGMAGRGRGLVEAIELPGHPFFVGLQSHPEFKSRLLRPSPPFAGFIRAAVERAALRAAEGAGGAHRATPSAETERVGGAGG; this is encoded by the coding sequence ATGGACCGGAAGTACGTGTTCGTCACTGGGGGTGTGGTCTCCAGTCTCGGGAAGGGCATAACGACCTCAAGCATCGGGGCGCTCCTGCGCGCCCGCGGTTACCGCGTCACTGCGGTCAAGATCGACCCCTACGTCAACGTCGACGCCGGCACCATGCGGCCCTACGAGCATGGCGAGGTCTTCGTCACGGACGACGGGGCCGAGACCGACCTCGACATAGGCACGTACGAACGCTTCCTCGACGTCGACCTCGGGCGCGGCAACAACGTGACGACCGGCCAGGTATACCTGCGTGTCATCGAGCAGGAGCGGCGGGGGGCCTACCTGTCCCAGACGGTGCAGGTGATCCCGCACGTCACGGACGAGATCAAACGGCGGATCTTCGAGGCAGGCGACGCCGTCGACGCAGAGATCGTGCTCGTCGAGGTCGGCGGCACGGTCGGCGACATCGAGTCGCTGCCCTTCCTAGAAGCCATACGCCAGATCCGCTTCGAGCAGGGGCGCGAGAACACCCTCTACATCCACGTCACGCTCGTCCCCTACCTCGGGATGAGCGAGGAGCACAAGACGAAGCCTACGCAGCACTCCGTCGCCACCTTGCGTGGCGTCGGCATCCAGCCGGACGCCCTGGTGCTGCGGTCGCAGCTCGCGGTGCCGGAAGGCGGGCGGCGCAAGATCGCCCTCTTCTCCAACGTCGAGGCCGACGCGGTCTTCAACGCCTACGACGCGGACCACGTCTACGCCGTTCCGGAGATGCTGGAGCAGCAGGGGGTCGGCAGGTTCGTGGAGCGCATGCTCGGCCTCGAGCGCGTCACGCCGGAGCTCCGCGCATGGCAGGAGGCCGTCAGGATCCTGCGTCAACCCGAGAAGCGCGTGTCCATCGCCATCGTCGGCAAGTACGTCGCGATGCCGGACGCCTACCTGAGCCTCATGGAGGCCCTCAAGCACGCCGGGATCGCCAACCGCGCCGGGGTCGACATCCACTGGGTGAACGCGGAGGACCTGGTCGGAGCCGGCGGCAACGACCTGCTCGGGATGGACGACCTCGCCGGGTTCGACGGGGTCTTGGTCCCCGGCGGCTTCGGGGTGCGCGGCATCGAGGGCAAGGTGCGCGCAGCGCAGGTGGCCAGGACGCGCGGCATCCCGTACCTGGGCATCTGCCTCGGCATGCAGGTCGCGGTCATCGAGTTCGCCCGCAACGTCGCCGGTCTCGCGGGGGCCAACTCCACGGAGTTCGACCAGTACACGCCGCTGCCCGTCGTCGACCTCATGCCGGAGCAGCTCGAGGTCGAAGGGCTCGGCGGCACGATGCGCTTGGGGAGCTGGCCCATGGAGGTCGTGCCCGGCACGCTCCTGGAGCGCCTCTACGCCGACTTCAACTGGGCGACGCTGCCGGTCGTCGAGGAGCGGCACCGTCACCGGTGGGAGGTCAACCCGGCCTTCGTCGAGCGGCTGACGGACGCAGGTCTCATAGTCGCCGGCGTCACCCCGGGCATGGCGGGGCGCGGGCGCGGCCTGGTGGAGGCCATCGAGCTTCCTGGGCATCCGTTCTTCGTAGGCCTGCAGTCGCACCCCGAGTTCAAGTCCCGCCTCCTGCGGCCCAGCCCGCCCTTCGCGGGGTTCATCCGGGCGGCCGTCGAGCGGGCCGCGCTGCGCGCCGCCGAAGGCGCCGGAGGCGCGCACCGCGCGACCCCGAGCGCCGAGACCGAACGCGTCGGGGGCGCGGGGGGATGA
- a CDS encoding tetratricopeptide repeat protein — translation MPFRTSPSWARARPSTRAVALALAVCVFLLGGAAYAQADFAQMRDLLAQGYYNSAARLNGPELVTHHPESGEAHFLYAKALYLTGNLERSQVELDRAIELSGDSDPAIVNLQGLLRAAAGDPVGALRALQNAFLRSRDYEFAMDWGRVAWQAARFDDAVAAFDAAAATARGGSELWPYIDKGRLFMFVGRLPDAISAFNAAIDVFEATDNGEARPGSPAYVEAYYRMGEAYEQLGDLERAEVNYRAARTADPNYAPAIQALDRLSRSFE, via the coding sequence GTGCCGTTCAGGACGTCACCCAGCTGGGCGCGAGCGCGGCCGTCCACCCGCGCCGTGGCGCTGGCGCTGGCCGTCTGCGTGTTCCTGCTCGGCGGCGCTGCCTACGCGCAAGCCGACTTCGCCCAGATGCGCGACCTGCTGGCCCAGGGCTACTACAACTCGGCCGCGCGCCTGAACGGACCGGAACTGGTCACCCATCACCCGGAGAGCGGCGAGGCGCACTTCCTGTACGCCAAGGCCCTCTACCTGACGGGCAACCTGGAGCGCTCCCAGGTCGAGTTGGACCGCGCCATCGAGCTGTCCGGCGACTCCGACCCCGCCATCGTCAACCTGCAAGGCCTGCTACGCGCGGCCGCCGGTGACCCGGTTGGAGCCCTGCGTGCACTCCAGAACGCGTTCCTGCGTAGCCGCGACTACGAGTTCGCGATGGACTGGGGGCGGGTGGCATGGCAGGCCGCACGGTTCGACGACGCGGTGGCGGCGTTCGACGCCGCCGCCGCCACGGCTCGCGGAGGGAGCGAGTTGTGGCCCTATATCGACAAGGGCCGGCTGTTCATGTTCGTCGGTCGCCTCCCTGACGCTATCTCCGCCTTCAATGCCGCCATCGACGTGTTCGAGGCAACGGACAACGGCGAGGCGCGGCCCGGCAGTCCAGCCTACGTGGAGGCCTACTACCGTATGGGTGAAGCGTACGAGCAGTTGGGCGACCTTGAGCGCGCCGAGGTCAACTACCGCGCCGCGCGCACCGCCGATCCGAACTACGCTCCCGCCATCCAGGCCCTCGACCGGCTCTCGCGCTCGTTCGAGTGA
- the udk gene encoding uridine kinase: MSERPLVVGLAGGTGSGKTTVARSLLAAAGEGNAILLPHDAYYCSQGDLPFEARVLTNYDEPNAFDTELLVRHIDQLVNGESIERPVYDFTHHDRSTTTIHLEPAPIVIVEGILVLHDAHLRERMRLKVFVDAPPDERFIRRLERDVAERGRTAQSVIAQYRRTVKPMHDLFVEPTKQYADLILPEGGSNRVALEVLVNHVGAFLRRHAKAEA; this comes from the coding sequence ATGAGCGAGCGACCGTTGGTGGTCGGGCTTGCCGGCGGCACCGGCTCCGGCAAGACGACCGTCGCGCGCTCGCTGCTGGCCGCCGCCGGTGAAGGCAACGCCATCCTCCTGCCGCACGACGCCTACTACTGCTCACAGGGCGACCTACCGTTCGAGGCGCGCGTCCTGACGAACTACGACGAGCCGAACGCGTTCGACACGGAGCTGCTCGTGCGCCACATCGACCAGCTCGTGAACGGCGAGTCGATCGAGCGGCCCGTCTACGACTTCACCCATCACGACCGCTCGACCACCACGATCCACCTGGAGCCGGCCCCCATCGTGATAGTCGAGGGCATCCTCGTGCTCCACGACGCGCACCTGCGCGAACGCATGCGCCTGAAGGTCTTCGTCGACGCCCCGCCCGACGAGCGCTTCATCCGCCGGCTAGAGCGCGACGTGGCCGAACGCGGGCGCACCGCCCAGTCGGTCATCGCCCAGTACCGCAGGACGGTGAAGCCGATGCACGACCTGTTCGTCGAACCGACCAAGCAGTACGCCGACCTGATCCTCCCTGAAGGGGGCTCCAACCGCGTGGCGCTCGAGGTCCTCGTCAACCACGTCGGCGCCTTCCTGCGCCGGCACGCCAAGGCCGAGGCGTGA